The DNA sequence aatataggcacagaggaccagcgttgccaccgccgccaccgccgccgcttctccctcaggaaagctctttatttcgctccccaccacagtatcccccttcccacgcctgaatctaccaggcgcggcggcggcggcgagctgagaggaaggaaggcaagagccgcgacggcaccggcagcttctccgcctcctcctccgcctcctcctcagctgcgagggaaggaagaggcggcggctccctcccccctcccgaggggccccgcggccctccgcctccgcgcccccgtccggggcgaaccgagggagatgcccgtgaagaagaagcgcaaatcctcggggcaggcgggggacgagacgggcctcaagaagtgcaaaatcagcagctactgcaggtctcaagcttctagtaaagtgataagcggtgaggagcatttttcaagcaagaagtgcctggcttggttttatgaatatgcaggtgaggatgaagtggtagggccagaaggaatggagaaattctgtgaggacattggcgttgaacctgaaaatattattatgctagttttagcctggaaactggaggctgaaagcatgggattttttacaaaggaagaatggttaaaggggatgacctcattacaatgtgactgcacagaaaagctgcagagtaaatttgattttttgcgctcgcaactgaatgatatttcaacatttaagaatatctacagatatgcctttgattttgcaagggataaagaccagagaagtctggatattgacactgcaaaatctatgttagctcttctgcttggaagaacgtggcctctgttttcaatattttaccaATACTTGGAGCAGTCAAAATACAGAGTAATTAACAAAGATCAGTGGTACAATGTGTTAGAATTCAGCAGAACTGTCCATGCAGATCTTAGCAACTATGATGAAGATGGGGCATGGCCTGTTCTTCTTGATGAATTTGTGGAGTGGCAAAAGGTTTGCCAAGCATCATAGCAAGAGCAGCTTTGAAGAAGGTGCTGGATCTTGTGATGTTGCAAAAACTGAGTCAAAACCAAGGGTTGCGTTCACATCCTTATGAACTttagtcattttttccccttttatttttaaaggaagccttgttacatgtgaaatgggcattgaaccacacctcatctgagactgaaaattggagggtttcgtcttaagtttctagcatttcagaacaataaagattcagatttgtaacagtcttaatatatatatatatatatatatatatatatatatatatatatatataggcacagagttatttttttaaatattttctaatggtggtgtgcctcgtgatttttttcatgaaacaagtgtgcctttgcccaaaaaaggttgaaaaacactgttctagcccacatcacagaactacagtccccagaattcctTAGGAGAAATGGCAGTGAAAGATCCTACATTTAGTTTTGAAATAGctattttctgcttttttaaaacctACAAACAACATTCTGACCATTTTCCTGATTGACACTAAAGCAGCTTCTCCTGTGCTGTTTGTGTGCATGGGTTAACTGTATTCCCTGGAGAACCTCTGCCTCATTATTTTTCAGCAGGTGTCCTCGACACATTTGGAGGTCTGCAACAATAGGAAGTGAGTCTGTTTAGTCACGCCCTGGAGGCTCTTTGCATATAGGCAGTTCCTCCATTTGGTACATTCTCTGATAGAAGTTCATAAATTACGGCTAATTCAGAGGAGCATTGTTAGAGTTCATTTACTAATGTTTGTAAAATGCTGGCAGATGCTTTATTGGAAGCTGCTATAAAAAGACTAATTATGAACTGAAAACCACTCACGTGAGTTACCATAAATTGTATGCTGTAACTTTAACGAGGATGGAATATACAAATTAGACatcaaataataaaatgcaactgCTATATCAAAAATGTACAGTCCTCAACACATATTTTGTTAATCTGTTAactgatttatttttatctttttttctgGCAGAAAAGAGAGACCATGATACACCCAGAATTAAGGCAtgtttaaatcccattgatttcagtgggggaaAGTTCCCATTAAACTCACTGTGGCTCTAACTtctaagtgtgcacaggatcagCATATTTACTCCTTGCCTTACGTCCAAGGAGCTTCAAGCTGTACATGGTTCTGCCCCCTCCACTTTTTATCTTCAAAGCAACCccatgaggtagattaggctaagagacaACGACTGACCCAAGGTTGCTCAGTTAGCTTCATGGGGGTGGGGATTGGAATCCTGGTGTCTCAGGTTGTAGTTTAACACTACATGGTACTGTACCTATATCAaggcctgtgcagagcttgtctgaggcctggggcaagagtcttgttagaataaagttataaactcaaatgAAAAAGCAACTGGTCCCTGGTCCCATTTTTAAACATAGCACTGGGTGCTTGGGATTAATTCTGTT is a window from the Lacerta agilis isolate rLacAgi1 chromosome 8, rLacAgi1.pri, whole genome shotgun sequence genome containing:
- the LOC117051427 gene encoding DCN1-like protein 5 codes for the protein MPVKKKRKSSGQAGDETGLKKCKISSYCRSQASSKVISGEEHFSSKKCLAWFYEYAGEDEVVGPEGMEKFCEDIGVEPENIIMLVLAWKLEAESMGFFTKEEWLKGMTSLQCDCTEKLQSKFDFLRSQLNDISTFKNIYRYAFDFARDKDQRSLDIDTAKSMLALLLGRTWPLFSIFYQYLEQSKYRVINKDQWYNVLEFSRTVHADLSNYDEDGAWPVLLDEFVEWQKVCQAS